From Primulina huaijiensis isolate GDHJ02 chromosome 15, ASM1229523v2, whole genome shotgun sequence, one genomic window encodes:
- the LOC140958504 gene encoding biogenesis of lysosome-related organelles complex 1 subunit 1: MERLHPPKPGGLEASLLQMINDHNSASLKLREQTEKSKREAIRTASRVSDLLVNAVNGGVQEVFIIEKRIEMEIRALAATVARFSKQTDQWLAASHTINTAVKEIGDFENWMKTIELDCKSISAAIRNIHHS; encoded by the exons ATGGAACGATTGCATCCACCGAAGCCAGGAGGCCTAGAAGCATCACTGCTTCAAATGATTAATGATCATAACTCTGCCTCCTTGAAGTTGCGGGAACAAACTG AGAAATCAAAGAGAGAAGCCATTCGGACTGCATCGCGTGTGTCAGATCTATTGGTGAATGCAGTGAATGGGGGCGTGCAAGAGGTGTTTATAATTGAGAAGCGAATTGAAATGGAAATTCGAGCATTAGCCGCAACTGTTGCGCGATTCTCGAAACAGACCGATCAGTGGCTCGCAGCTTCTCACACCATCAACACTGCTGTCAAG GAGATTGGAGATTTCGAGAACTGGATGAAGACGATTGAACTTGATTGTAAAAGCATTAGTGCTGCAATTCGTAACATCCATCATTCATGA
- the LOC140959521 gene encoding LOW QUALITY PROTEIN: G-type lectin S-receptor-like serine/threonine-protein kinase At2g19130 (The sequence of the model RefSeq protein was modified relative to this genomic sequence to represent the inferred CDS: inserted 1 base in 1 codon) translates to MIIKNNYLTVLYLFSVPILFTSILCVAADTISANETLYGNQTIVSAGGNFELGIFSPGNSSKYYLGIWYAKVSQQTVVWVANRETPLSKKDSAQLKILDGNLVLFDGPVNKIWSTDLNATISNSVVAVLLDEGNXVLRDGFSNFTIWESFDNPTHTWLPGGKLAYNNITKKSQLLISWKNNDDPAPGLYSLELVPSRKEYIIRWNRTVQYWTSGPWNNHIFSQVPEMRSNYIYNFSYVENVSESYFTYSVYNPSIISRFVMDISGQIKQYNWIDNSNWFSFWSLPRQPCGVYAFCGGFGSCNDISLPFCDCLKGFEHKSESDWALNDYSGGCVREINLQCENNDTSNGKKDRFLMNNYVILPDKAQVLTVGSEGECESSCLNNCSCSAYSFGDNVCSIWIGELLELQQLNEGDSRGRTIYIKLAADSSVFSGKSNKGVVLGAIGGSVAAALVILAVILAIVWRRRRQKVGTSKAVEGSLTAFGYKDLQNATKNFSDKLGGGGFGSVFKGTLPDSSVIAVKKLDSIIQGEKQFRTEVSTIGTIQHVNLVRLRGFCSEADKKLLVYDYMENGSLDTHLFNLKETSKVLDWTTRYQIALGIARGLSYLHEKCRDCIIHCDIKPENILLDAELCPKVADFGLAKLMGRDFSRVLTTFRGTRGYLAPEWISGVAITAKADVYSYGMMLFELVSGRRNSELSEGEKSKFFPSLAYTLIVQGGDTLSLLDPALSRIAEAEEVLKICKIACWCIQEDENIRPSIGQVVQILEGVMDVNLPPIPRSLQHFVETEENIVFFTDSSSG, encoded by the exons ATGATAATCAAGAACAATTATCTAACGGTTCTTTATTTGTTTTCAGTCCCAATTTTATTCACCAGTATTCTTTGTGTTGCAGCTGACACCATTTCAGCAAACGAAACTCTGTATGGGAATCAGACCATAGTCTCTGCAGGTGGGAACTTCGAACTGGGGATCTTCAGTCCAGGTAACTCTTCCAAGTATTACCTAGGAATATGGTACGCAAAGGTCAGCCAACAAACCGTAGTTTGGGTTGCGAACAGAGAAACCCCTCTTTCCAAAAAAGATTCTGCCCAACTCAAGATTTTGGATGGTAATTTGGTACTCTTTGATGGGCCAGTGAACAAAATTTGGTCCACTGATCTAAACGCCACCATCAGTAATTCTGTGGTGGCAGTTCTTCTTGATGAAGGTA TTGTTTTGAGAGATGGGTTCTCTAACTTTACGATTTGGGAAAGTTTTGATAACCCCACTCACACATGGTTGCCTGGTGGCAAGCTTGCttataataatataacaaaaaagAGCCAACTTCTGATTTCTTGGAAAAATAACGACGATCCTGCTCCTGGGCTTTATTCACTTGAACTTGTTCCGAGTCGGAAGGAATACATAATTAGGTGGAATAGAACTGTACAGTATTGGACCAGTGGGCCTTGgaataatcatatttttagcCAAGTACCTGAAATGAggtcaaattatatatataattttagttaTGTCGAAAATGTATCTGAGAGTTATTTCACATATTCAGTTTATAATCCTTCTATTATATCAAGATTCGTGATGGATATATCTGGGCAAATTAAGCAATATAACTGGATTGATAATTCGAACTGGTTTTCGTTTTGGTCTCTACCAAGACAGCCATGCGGGGTTTATGCCTTTTGTGGAGGATTTGGTAGCTGCAATGATATCTCATTGCCCTTTTGTGATTGCTTGAAGGGATTTGAACATAAATCTGAAAGTGATTGGGCTTTGAATGATTATTCAGGTGGTTGTGTGAGGGAGATAAATTTGCAATGTGAGAACAATGATACTTCTAATGGGAAGAAAGATAGATTCCTGATGAATAATTATGTGATTCTACCAGATAAAGCTCAAGTTTTGACTGTTGGGAGTGAGGGCGAATGCGAATCTTCCTGCTTAAATAATTGCTCATGTTCGGCTTACAGTTTTGGTGATAATGTATGTTCTATTTGGATCGGAGAGCTTCTGGAGCTGCAGCAACTGAATGAAGGAGATAGCAGAGGAAGAACAATTTACATCAAACTTGCCGCAGATTCTTCTGTGTTTTCTGGCAAAAGTAACAAGGGAGTTGTTTTGGGCGCTATCGGGGGCTCTGTTGCTGCTGCACTAGTCATTTTAGCTGTCATCTTGGCTATTGTCTGGAGACGAAGACGGCAAAAAGTTGGAACTTCAAAAGCAGTGGAGGGATCTTTGACGGCATTTGGATACAAAGATTTGCAAAACGCCACCAAAAACTTCTCAGATAAGTTGGGGGGAGGGGGATTTGGATCTGTTTTTAAAGGGACTTTACCCGACTCGTCTGTGATTGCTGTGAAGAAGCTCGACAGTATCATCCAAGGAGAGAAGCAATTCCGGACAGAAGTGAGCACCATCGGTACAATTCAGCATGTGAATCTTGTAAGACTTCGCGGGTTTTGCTCCGAAGCCGATAAGAAACTGTTGGTCTACGACTACATGGAAAATGGCTCCTTGGATACTCATCTTTTTAACTTAAAAGAAACGTCTAAGGTTTTGGATTGGACAACACGGTACCAAATCGCCTTAGGTATTGCTAGAGGTTTGTCGTATCTCCACGAGAAATGCCGGGACTGCATCATTCACTGTGatataaaacccgaaaatattCTCCTGGATGCCGAACTTTGTCCCAAGGTGGCAGATTTCGGTTTGGCGAAGCTCATGGGGCGTGATTTTAGCAGGGTTCTGACAACCTTTAGAGGGACAAGAGGCTATCTCGCACCGGAGTGGATATCAGGTGTTGCCATAACGGCGAAAGCCGATGTTTACAGCTATGGAATGATGCTTTTTGAACTAGTATCTGGTAGGCGAAACTCCGAGCTTTCCGAGGGtgaaaagtctaagtttttccCTTCATTGGCTTACACTCTAATCGTACAAGGAGGCGACACGCTGAGCTTATTAGACCCTGCACTCTCAAGAATCGCGGAAGCCGAAGAGGTTCTAAAGATTTGCAAAATTGCTTGCTGGTGTATTCAAGAAGATGAAAATATTAGACCTTCTATAGGTCAGGTGGTTCAGATTCTTGAAGGAGTTATGGATGTTAACTTGCCCCCGATTCCTCGATCGCTCCAACATTTTGTTGAAACTGAAGAGAACATAGTATTCTTCACTGATTCTTCCTCGGGTTAG
- the LOC140959964 gene encoding transcription factor MYB14-like, translating to MVRPTYVDSNGMKKGAWSEEEDKKLRDYIQRYGHWNWRLLPKFAGLARCGKSCRLRWVNYLKPGTKHGNFSKYEEDLIIQLHNRLGNRWSSIAAELPGRTDNEIKNFWHTCIKKRGKRNFDAIQQESMIEEQINDKTDQVQVFDEEEQLLDELNYLDFSNGNVLLPCDSISPGSVAQISLDNLWADSNSPGSVAQSSDNLWADSNYTGSVAKSSDNLWADSISPGSVAQSSDKLWADSNSPAYVAQSSDNLWAEIFRDDTSYNQNDFNNFPPLQEEEVFNSGLIQEHYYREYLSTFGNSISNSFDWNQADDVLDTSQSELPYFPSEVGAAEEIYDHYFQCCDHGIGLS from the exons atggtGAGGCCAACTTACGTTGACAGTAATGGAATGAAGAAGGGTGCATGGAGTGAGGAAGAAGATAAAAAATTGCGGGATTATATTCAGagatatggccactggaattgGCGCTTGTTGCCTAAATTTGCTG GTCTTGCAAGATGTGGGAAGAGCTGTAGACTTCGATGGGTGAATTATTTGAAGCCAGGTACTAAACATGGTAACTTCAGCAAATATGAGGAGGATCTTATCATCCAACTACACAATCGACTCGGGAATAG ATGGTCATCCATCGCAGCAGAATTGCCAGGAAGAACGGACAACGAAATCAAGAATTTTTGGCACACATGCATAAAGAAACGTGGCAAACGTAACTTCGATGCGATACAACAAGAAAGCATGATCGAAGAGCAGATCAATGACAAGACTGATCAAGTACAAGTGTTTGATGAGGAAGAGCAATTACTTGATGAATTAAATTACCTCGATTTTTCTAATGGTAATGTGCTCCTACCATGTGATTCAATTTCTCCGGGTTCTGTGGCACAAATATCCTTAGACAATTTATGGGCAGATTCAAATTCTCCTGGTTCTGTCGCACAATCCTCAGACAATTTGTGGGCTGATTCAAATTACACGGGTTCTGTGGCAAAATCCTCAGACAATTTGTGGGCTGATTCAATTTCTCCGGGTTCTGTGGCACAATCCTCAGACAAGTTGTGGGCTGATTCAAATTCTCCAGCTTATGTTGCACAATCCTCAGATAATTTGTGGGCCGAAATATTTCGTGATGACACATCTTACAACCAAAATGATTTTAATAACTTCCCACCACTGCAAGAGGAAGAGGTTTTCAATTCAGGGTTAATTCAAGAACATTATTATAGGGAATATTTATCGACCTTCGGTAATTCTATTTCGAACTCGTTTGACTGGAATCAGGCCGATGATGTGTTGGATACATCTCAAAGTGAACTCCCTTATTTTCCATCAGAAGTGGGGGCTGCAGAAGAGATTTATGATCACTACTTTCAATGTTGTGATCATGGCATCGGCTTGTCATAG